The Thunnus albacares chromosome 13, fThuAlb1.1, whole genome shotgun sequence genome segment tgataacattgtattTACCAAAGAGATACGCTGACATCTGGGAACATGGCAGCATCATTACAATgaatcagacaggttgtaaacatgCCAACATTTTAACCTCATTGTCCAAACCTCTTTATTTGGAGATTAAACTGAAAGAAAGGGGATGTGAAATGTCAGCAGTAATCCTTCAGtgcataaaaaaatgtgtgtgtgcacaactaTGGCAAGTATAGTAGATCAAAGTTGAAGTTCATTTTTACTTCCAAATGAATTTGCTTTTTCAATTCTTTTGTCATCTCAATCCCCTCTCTCAGCATTGAATTTGGCGAGTATAATGTTataattacatataaaataataagatccaagttgtaataaactggattGATCATTTTCACAAGGTTTCAGTCTTGTAGTGatcaaaacattacattatGCAAGAGGACTCACATCAAACACTGGTAACAAACTTTATCATATAGAGTTTGTTGGTAATTACTTGTCTGCCATAAAAGGTGAATTGTCTTCAGCACTTGACTTGTTTTCAATCAAAAAGGAGACGTCTGACAGACCGTAAAGGACTGTGTATGCAGAGAGCTGACAAATCATACTCACTGACTGGAACCCACCATTGTAGTTGTGTTTGTAAAGTTGATGTAATGACTTTAAAGctaaaatacctttttttttcatactgtagGCCTTCAAGAGTTTGTCACCTGAAGTAtaaatgctgtttctgttttataggCTTCTTTATATTTGTGCTACACTGTGCGGTGAAGGAAAATGTGCGGAGGCAATGGAGGACCTACTTGTGCTGTGGCAGAATGAGACTGGCAGAGAACTCAGGTTACAGATGttcacttttcatttcacaaTTCTTTCTGAATCTGGTCCAGAAACcttcacacatttcacactcATGTTACTCTGCACCTGGTTTCTGATTCCTTTGAATATGGGCAGCAGACTTGAGTGCACTAGATGCATGATGATGGTAATTAATCACACATCAAACTCTGGACGATTATGTTGGATTTCACCTTGTCTCATTTCACCGTTATTTTGTAAAATTTCTTTTCACAGAGTGGAGTCGTACTGCAACACAGAAGACTGTGAAGAAGGCATCAGTGACCAGACTCACATCTCTTCAATCGTCAAAGTCCTCCCAGTTCAACAACTCATCcagctcttcctccttccttgtCAGTGACTCTTCAGAGCAGTTTCACGGCATCGGTAAGCCAAGACAGTCCGCAATTGTGATTGCTTTGTCGGCTCACTGTAAGACCCCAAGTTGTCATGGTAACTATGACATGCTGCCTCCTTATCAAAGCTCTGTGCTTTTCACCTTTCCTCTTGTGGCCTCGGGTGGGAGTAAAAGCCATCTGGCTGTGAGATGTTTGCTCGTTGATACCAAATTTTGATGATTTCATGCTTTTTCGTACACTTAGCTTGTTATTAGCTTGTCAACTCTGTCAAAAATAGAGCTTATCTAttgctgcaggtgtgtttggtTTGACGTATGATGAGAGCTTGCTGGCTTAAAATTGTACACAAGTGAGTCAGAGCAATATTATTCGATTGTTACTGGCTCAAAATGAACACTTTTGAGTTGTAAccacatgaacaaacaaacaccttttgaaaaacactttgaagtgCGTACAAATTTTGACCTGCTACATTAccacatatgtacatacagtgtGTATCATTAAAATCAGGATATTCCTGCTCACTGTCAGTCCAACATGTATTAAAAGAAAGTAGAATTtatattgctttttaaattgattttgtttgtaaCAATGCTTTtggaaaaaatgccaaaaaaatgttACCTATTAGGAATAATGAGAGTAATGCTGTGTTTCAGGTAGCCCTTTTGAAGACAGAGCAATCACCGCTGATGAAGACCACAACAGGGATGTGATCCTCAACGAGATCAACAGGCAGCACAGACACCAATCAGCACCCTgatctaaacaaaaaaaaggaacagaCTGTTTAATGGCTGTTACTTTAAAttttttgtatataatgtaaatgACTAGAGAGTAATTTATGGACTGTTTATGTACTTCAATACATTTGCTACTGATTTTGAAcgaaaaactttatttacaaataaCATAAGGTTACAGTTtttcaatgaaataaaaattgtgAGTCTGCTTGCAGACATAGATGACCATTGCATTCGTGTTGGACAGGTTTGTATGTCTTAACTGAAAGAACATTTTTCATCTTGCAGTTAGAAAGGCTTGATTGGCcaatataattaataatgaatacaTAAAGCCCTGCTGTGACTGCAGATTTCCACAAAGGCAGCCAAAATACGTTTCCTGAACATTAAACCATTTACACCAGAGTTGAATTAAGTTATACAAGGTTACAAGTGGTTGGTTGATTAAACACGATCGTAGCACTTTTTATAAATATACTACatatcaaagtaaaaaaaaaaaaacattacccGGCATGCATTACCTCCTCCGTCACCGCGATTAGAGTCAGAAATAATAGCCTGTAATCCTGTAATGTTGCCTCAGTGTCGCCTAGACCTAAGTCTAACCCTCTTTTCATTTgatataattaattatattcCATTATCGCTGGATTAATATGCTGGATGCGGTCTCGTCCTCGTGCATGTGTAACCTTCACATGTGTAAAGTTTGCGTTTGTAAcgtatttgttcttgttttgttgtttcctgtgcACACGGAAGCTTACTTTTGAAAAGACAGTGTATGCAGGTAACGAGCGGATACTGACGGTAAAAAGAAGGAACGTGATAACGGGGAGAGGAGGCTGTAACGGGATCCGCTTCTGTCGCGAGAAGCTCCGTTGGTCTATGAATTGGAAGGAAACAGAATGAACTGCATTAGACCATCAGTCCAGTGATGCTTTTCTTTAACGTGTCCCCTCGCTTTCCCCCCCAGTGAGgatgcgagagagagagacgtgagGATGGAGGAATTTAAGCAATCAAACGGGACGTCCTCGTTTATTCCAGTGTCGTCATGACGCACAGCacctcaactgtcaaatatataGAAGTCAGCCATCAATATGTAGGaattaagtaacagtttaaactaTAACATTTAAACATAAGATTCATGTATAGTTAATTTAAACTGTTCAAACTGTTACTTAATattttctacatattgatagctggtaggaaaacacctgataactgctccaaATATTATAATTTGATTATCTATAGCAACGTCTggctgtcacagaataagacacaaatagacCATTTAAACCccttaattactgaaagaacagaaccgacgaaaaggagaaacaaaacAGCTGAAGCCTGCGGAATAAATTAGCAAGAAAACATTGCTAATTTAGTTTATGAAAGTCTGACGTCCTTTTCAGGCTTAGGATGATTTTATATCATGAATGAGCTGAGACGTACTTGAAACGGAGAAGTAGAAAGAGGCCTTTTGGCTCatggagaaaaaataaagtgagtgttttttttatgactgattcataaaaaactatgaataaatatgaaaagctGCTGTTGGTGCCGTCATTTCTGTTCCACAGGTAGTTTTCCTGATCTGCAGTATTATAACAACTgtcccgtcagatcagctgaccaatcagtaACCAATCAACAAACACATTGGACCAAAGGGTATTGCCGTCCGGccggttaaaaaaaaaaaaaaaaaaaaaaaaacttcgGCAGAGGACACACCCGTGGCTCCtcgctcctctctcctctgagGTGCCTTTAAGGAACTGGAAGATCTTCGATGATGTTGGAGGCACATCATTTTGAAAAAGCATCCCAGACTTAGCCTACATTTCTTGATCGGAAGACTAAACCACTGATATCGATCGAACAGCCCTGCACGTGCAAAAAAGGAGTACGTAGAGCGTCAGTTTGAAGCTTTGGGCCACTGATCAAGCTGCCGTATTTGACGAGTTGGGAATGAGAACATGTTGTCAGGGTTCATTATATTGGTAACATGAATTTCAATTGTTCAAATACTCACTTTGGGTGAAATTATTGGACCAACACTGTCATTCCCACCACCATGCAACCAGCGTGGTAAAAAATGATTCACACCAGGAATAGAGGCCCACTGTATCTTCAAGTAGTATTTTGTGATGTATGCCTATAATTGTTAGGacattttcttaaatgtttGAGGTGTTCACTACTCCGACAACTGTCCTCCCTGTCGCTGTAGGGTgaggtgttttcagttattctgGGTTAAGTAGCAGACTAATAAGAATAAGGTGTTATAGGCCTCTagacttgtcatagtaggaaaaacacaggtgttaataatgacattaatgattGCATttttctattcaagtgtcccagtaagctgtgacagtgagtcagcatcCGCAATACCAGGACCTTGAAACCGCAGCAGCTGAaaggaattcagccatcattcactttattatttacatctgtgATTTTCaaactgattacatttttttttttttttttaaaaagcatacTTGTCCCTCCCAAACAGACACAACAAAGATAAGAGAGGACTCAGGGACATGACAATAAGTCTGTGTACACCCACACAATGAGGTATGATCAGCTGTGTAGGTGTGTCATGGGTGCGCAGGGCCTTCACCAAAAACCAAACAGAGGTTGTGATGTTGGGATGGTGGAGGAGGTTGCAGCagtaaacagtgttttcatgAGTAGATCAGCAGAGAAACAGTAAGAGGAAGATATAACAGCTGCCTGCACATGTGAGCAGGAAGTCAAGACTGATTGAAGCATGTGATGCCATTTAACTAATGCCAGTGCTACTTCAGTGCTCTGCCTGAGCTACCATTATACTCCATTTGCACTGCTTTTCCAGGGGATCCTGAACAACCCATAACATTGTACTGTGGTGTTGTTTAATTGTGTCCCAATAGTACTTTAAATTTTATAGAaattaataaagttaaaaaaatatcacattaccTATTATCAACTCCAGTCCAGAATCAAATAATCAGCATATTTTCTCCTGAGACATAAACAACCAAAACATGTGCAGAAAAATTGACTCTTAAACTTAGACACGCCAGTTTACTACTATGTTAGTTAGAGTagcaaaatgattattttcattaatgattatTTCTTCTGATGTGTTTGCAAGTTTAAagtctcctccactcaaaaaggtgtttttgtccttgttgcttcagttggatgtttgagcttcactgtgcaggatgatggTAGTGTAGTGTAGCAGTAGCTCAAGTTTGATAAGGCTATCTAAATGTGTGATTAATGATGTTCCACCTGGATGCAAGAAACTTCGTAAATATTTGTGAGCAATAACTGGAGCAGCAAAAGCAAAGTAAACGTCTGGACATTGTAATTGGTTTGTGCGTCACACTGCTGACGTGTCAGTTAAGTTCGCAGACATGCAGCATCTCAGTGACTTATTGGAAAACCACTACATCGTATAAATGCACACAAAATATAATGCCCACGTTTTCCTCTAATTTGGCTttacaactgtgtgatgatcaGGGGTTATTACACTTCTGGCCATAAGGTGTCAGTAGCGGTTGGTTCACCGGTATAACGTTATGATGgccaatttgaaaatgtatgtacaaaTTATGTATATTGAACAATTTAgtcatattttataattatttaatattgaacacTTTGGGGCACCATATCTCAGCTTTTCTTCAAAATTGATTGTTTTCTGTCCGAAACTCAAAGATATTTCATTTACTATCACACAAGACAAAAGCAGTAAATCTTCAGATTTCAGAGGCTGGAGCCAGGGTATTTTTGATATGTTTGCTTCAAAAAAGATAAAGTATTAATCAATTACAAAGCTGCtgccgatttttttttttctgttgatcacaCATCCGCAAAACACACtggtttggttttggttttggttttggaaggccacaagccaaaaCCCGTTGGtataacaataaagttgttctgtatactacaagtgttgctgaaGTTTTAGCCTCTCTTCTCCTTGAACCTTGGAaataggtgaagttgtgccagaaaccTCAACTCTACTACACTGGTTTTAGAAACAATTATGCAAAACACTATGAATGGCTCATAACATATCTACACTGCTTTCCTGCTCACTGTATATATTGACATATTATactttcttaaaatattttataggtGTCCTTAATTAATATTCACCAATTCCATttcttttgagaaaaaaaaaaaaaaagccaaaacattttcccccaaaaacattttaattgtagATGGTCACAAAATTATCTCAAGTGGGACAGAACAGCATTTGGTGAAAttatattgaataaataaatgtaactgGGTCCCACAGGGTTGCTCACGTGTAAACgtgctgtatactgtatatgcaagCTACATTCACCGTCCTTTACATGCACCTAATATAGtcttaaaaaacttaaaatatatcAGGAGAAACCAAAGTTGCtaataaaacatgacataaGAACAGCACAAGCACAGAGGTGGCATTAAAGTGGTGGAATCATTtcccttttaaaaacacatttggacATTTGGACACATCAGTCTCACTGGGCATGATCACATGTGCGTGGTAGTAACAAAAATAGAGCTTAAAAACAACTCAATGCAGCTGGGCTGAGACTTGAAATCGGTGAATCACACAATTTGAGCTCTGACTCAGCACTTTAAGagcaaaccaaaaaaaaaaaaaaaacaacctaaagaATGAGAACAAACGCCTGTCGCCTTGTTGGAAGATGAGTTACACCACATTATCAGTGTATCAAATCAGTGTTTTAACATCTAACAGTTCCTTCAGAGTGCATGCAAATGGACATTCCAAATTAagtaacacaaacaaaacacaacccGATAAGTTGCagcaaacaataataaaacacaactaAAACAGGGAGAAAGAGTTGGAAAATGTGGGTAGAATGGGGTTGACAGAGGGGATAATAAAACTATCATTATGCCCCTTtagatgtgttcagactgaactcttagtgttttttttttaaatcttgacTTATTCACACTACCTGGAGTGTATTTGCAGCACATGCTAAATATTCACAAACACCCAATTACAGTACAGATGTTAGCTGTAGCTGGCCAGCTCACTAATAATAGGCATCGACTGCCATGAGTGTGTGGAGTGAGCCTGTTTATGTAAAATCTCAGACTCATTTTACATTGCAGGAACTcgttatttttgttatatttcagCAGAcccactccttttttttttttttttttttttacatttctgtatggaaaaaaaaactttaaagctCACATAGCAATGCACTTTGTTTTGCCTCTAATTTTCATGCCACGctcagtctgaacacacctttaaGGCTACAGCAGTAACGGAAGGACTATTCACATTCCAGCAGCTGGGGATCCAAGCAGAGAAAACAGGAGTTCTTCACTTCTTCCACACGGTGTAGAAAACCCACCTGATTCAGCAAGTTAAGGACTGtacacaacaaaatatgacagcatgcaaacatgtaCAATATTGCTTTGCCCCCATTTAGGAATGTATGAACAAATGATCTCAAAAGATAATCAaaatttattacaacttgggtctatTTTTTGTAGTCTTGtccattatttttcttttggttaTGATGACACTGTTCAAAGCTTGACGGGGCAAAAAACCAGGAGCATTCAGACGACAACAGTTTCATCCATCTATGGGCCTGTTggtcagaaatatttcaacatacCTGACACCTCTTTTTTTATCTCCAATTATGGAGATGCACTTATGTTAGATCAAGGAGCATACCTCTCTCCAAACACCCAGTTGCAAAACAGATGGTCTTATTtctagatttttgtttttgtcaatcttattaattcattttctttgtggTCTATCAAACTTGCAACCCCAGTCCTGTATAACCATGCTTAAAtaccaataaaaacaatgagatcCACATTGTAATAAACCATAATACtcatttaaaacagtaaaatattaacatattttcagGGTTGTTATAGAATAGTAAATAGGATATGAAAGTTTTGTAACTTATTTCACTCactgtggtttgtttgtttgacctGCACTAAAACTTAACACCACAAAATCCAAAAGCTCAGAGGTAATGAAAGGATACAGCTCCATGTAGGAGGGCACACACACCACCTCTTTGGAGAAGTCCACGGGACAGGAGAGCTTGCCAAGCTGTTCCTCATACAGACTCAGTGCCTCTGTCAGATTCACGCTGTTACCCTGATGACCagtagcagagagagagagagaaagaaaagaaaatgtcacgagacacatatactgtagcaaatgctttttttcaaCCGTTACTGGAGGGTTATGAATAGAAGTGGTGgccacaataaaataaatagtgaTAAAATCTCCCTGTGTTAGCAGATTGCCATGCCTAGACATATTCAGCAGTTACAAGATGGACATGACTCACCTGTGTGAAATATTTCCCAGAGGGATGCAGGATTTTTATCGACAGATCTAAGATGAGACGCAGGAACTCCCATGTAGAGTCTGCAACAACCAGGCAGACAAGTTCACACATAATCCGACTAACAAGCATCTCTGTACATGTACACAGGAAATATCTGATAAAATTCACAAACCTTCTTCTGGTTCTGTGGATATTGGGACTGCAGTGAGGTCATTAATTATGTAATCAAATGTCTTTCCTTCTTGGACGTACTTCTTCAGCACAGGGACGCAGTCTTCAACTAGAATCTGTAATTGTGAGACAAGAAGAATCCACGACACAGAATCCACAAGTTACAACTACAACTACATTTGCTGTGAAAATCTGTGTGCAAGAACATTCAAGAAGTGCACTTATGTTGTTCTCGtctcaaaaataaaatctcaaactgagaactgaaactttgctacttcaatgtattttcagtcatatgtGCAGTGAACAGATTGTCTTCACTCTACAACACATTTAAGTACTGAAATACAAAGTCACACATGAAAACGCACATCTGAAACTTTGGATTAATGGTAAAAGTGGTCGACTGTCACTTACTTCTGAAGAGCAGAAAAGGCATCTTTTCTCAGGGAtccaaaatgttctttttggtAAAGACATTTATACGGTCTTAAGATATAATTTTGGTAACACTCACTTGGTAACAGTCTCCCTTCAGGTTGTCGAGCACATTGCCGCAGGTCTTTCTCATGTGCGTTTTGCACCCGTCTATCACCTTCTGGTCAATGTATATATCTTGTTAAGGAATCATCAATCAGGTGCAGATTTAAATTTACAatattatgtgtttgtgtagagaAGGAAACCACATTGCCTTGGGGGGGGGTATCAATGAATACATTAGCAGAGCAGAACTCATTAAAGGATATCTCCACCATGGTGATCATCTTTGGCTTTTGTTTGACCGCCTCAGCAAGTATGCCTCCATCACCGCCTCCTAATATGAGCACCTCCTTCCCCGCATAATCCTCTTTCCCACTACCCATGATGGCTTCAGTGTAGGGCAAATCACTCTCTGCAAGGTCTGCAAATAAAACAGTTAACTCTtacatataataatacaaaCTATAATGTTTCATGTGTGAACATCACAACACAATGAACAGTGAATTTAAATGCATACTTAATCTTATATATGGCATTATCACATTatcttgtgtgttgtgtgttgtatgcACTTACTAACATCTCCATTGAGGACGAGCATATTTCCAAACTGCTGTGAGCgcagtatttttatgttttggtaTGCGGAATCTTCCTCGTACAACACCTGGTCTATGTCATACTCCATCAGTCTGCCGTCAGCTGTGGGCCAATATCGGTCCACTTTTGCTCCTCGTACGAGGGCCGGGAGTCTTGGAACGATACGATAAATTGATATTACTGCAACAGGCAAGCTGCGGGAAATATAGCGATCATGTTTCTACGACATGAGCAAAGCCAAACACCTCTGGATACTTACCTTTTAATCCTTGTAATATTGCCATTTAAGAGAACCTTAAGCTTCTTCTCCAGTGCATTTAAAAGCTGTG includes the following:
- the sms gene encoding spermine synthase encodes the protein MALRHYTLDFSLSAAADSASTVSGLLSIFHEQEMTETVHDTEGHGYLATFVGKNGRLVILRVHSHGLITIDLQCYEEDNIAQLDNLLNALEKKLKVLLNGNITRIKRLPALVRGAKVDRYWPTADGRLMEYDIDQVLYEEDSAYQNIKILRSQQFGNMLVLNGDVNLAESDLPYTEAIMGSGKEDYAGKEVLILGGGDGGILAEAVKQKPKMITMVEIDQKVIDGCKTHMRKTCGNVLDNLKGDCYQILVEDCVPVLKKYVQEGKTFDYIINDLTAVPISTEPEEDSTWEFLRLILDLSIKILHPSGKYFTQGNSVNLTEALSLYEEQLGKLSCPVDFSKEVVCVPSYMELWVFYTVWKK